The genomic window ttttaattaatacgccAAAAGGCAAACCTCATTTTACTTCTATTAACGTGTACCCGATCCTCCGAGCATATTCctcgttatatattttttgcagAGTATCCTATTAATAAAGTTGTCGTATCCATTTTCTGTAACATTTCGATTGGAAAGGAACCTTTACATATTATACGTCTAAAGATCACACGCGAAAGACACGATAAGTCTgtcgattttctaatttttatgtcACTTGGCAAGACTactatcgataattttaatatgctCAAGAATAGACGGATAACAAAAGCAGATATTTAATCCTaggataaatgaaaatatagttTGGATAATGTGAAACTCATTGAGatagatatacatacacatagtgtattgaattttaaaattatgtacattaAAAGATGAAGGTGTATGACCTATCATCGTCCTCCCCTATAGCCTTCgcatcttcttttttttctcttttcgttttctgtgatacatatgtatagaaaagataaaaaggagAAGGGGAAATGGAGctataatagaaaattgcaatattaGTTCGCATTGCGTGCACTTGTAGCTGTAAGAGTTACCTAGATGACTTTCTGCACGCCACTGAATCATCAACGCAAAGGGCCATGATAACGAGATAACGTGTTACGAAATAGAGTCAATTAAGTAATCCGAGTTACACGCATTTGCCACGCAATATTGGGTTTTCAACATGATTCTTGTTTGGAAAAATAACACTGGGTTAGTTATCACTAAGGGAAGTCATACATTTATTCATGATCGTTAAATCTTGTCATTTGACCCATTAACCGTCTACATTGCGCTAGCGCAATATATCACATTTGTAATCTTTTCTCAGGCAATCTACATTATTGAATTCTGTTTCTCAATATCGAGCATTTGCTTAAATATCTTTTCCGTCACATCCTGTACCTTACGATTTTCTAAAGTTCGAAAATATTGACGTGtttatagcattatgataaaCTTCATTCATCATGATAAACTTCatcatttaattcttaattcttttCTCAATCGCAGGAATTCCTTTTGtgtttctgaaatatttattactcttAAAAGATTTCTCTATTGTGACAGGACAATAAATAAGCTgctttatctatattttttgataatgtTGTGTTTACAGaatttgtatgtatttattaaaaaatattaaagaatcatttaaaatttcagatattatatatatataaccatTGAATACATAAGGAATATTTAGTTAACATTTAAggtttttcattaaaatcattttatcataaaataaattctccaTGTGAtatgtttgaaagaaaagttatacaagataaaattaagattaaCGTAACAAAAAACGGTATAATCTCGAGTAAAGTtcgttttcgatatttcagcTCCCTCTTCCAGTCTTCGATAATGACGCATTGTGGTACTAGCCTATTTCCTGAACATCAGTATCGGTAACGTGATCGCGAAGTGgtaagataaaaattgaattgtgTACTGAAAAGAAAACCGCAATCAATCTATTCACAATAGACACACAATCGTAtcatgattttaaataaacctATCACTTAACTCGATtgataaacagaaatatatgtatcttcTATGATAACGACAACCTATtcattatcaaataaaattttttagaaagaacatgaaattttgtattttgaaaGACTCGAAGATAAtgagcgaaataaaataaatcattttgatcaaatctattatttaaatgaattgaTAAACACAAATAAATCCTTCGTTATAATCTATCCATTACAaactaaaatagaaaagaacgtgaaaaattttattttaacgaaacttaAATACATtgatacaaagaaaataaatatttttaattagaatacgaactatatatatatattataatacataaggAACTGgagaatatttctaaaaaattggGATGAACGTATTTTATATCGGGGATCTTTGTTGAGATCTGTATGAGCAGCGGATGATATAGTAGGCTTCTGTAGTgcaacaaatgaaattttaacatttctgcGAACGGAATTCAAGAGAATAATCGATTCCAACTGCGTTGCCGAGCACGCAAACTGAATAAAATGCATGTAATTTTAAGCAAAACGCATTCCACGTAGACAGGAACGAGGAACGAGAAAACATTAACCACGCGCACAGCGTGGAATTCCTTTCGTAAATAACagatgaatttaataataacttgttacaattcgagaaattaatcggatattatagaatttttaagcAGCCCTCACGAAAATAACAATGTTCGTgttaatatgttttaataatttattcaacgtTCATTACATTTCGTAACTTTGAGTTGCTTCGCGTacaaatatagataatatttaaaacaatagtATTATGATTACTCTTTGTCTATTCcgcgaataaaataacttCCTGAACtaataacataattaatttcccCCAATTTGAATAacgcataataaaaaatgttgaaaaagtttcattttatataatattttgtaaacttCGTGATATTCTGCGGAATATCATGAAGCATAGTTTGATAAACAAAGAGTACTCAGAATCTCTCGATAACAAATTTCTCGACCGCGATTTCCTTCTGAATTAATCGATTCGACAAAGATAATAATACTAGATAAAACATATACTTTCGTTATACATACATCGTAAACAACATCGTATAAAACATACTATATGCGTTCGATTCATAGTAGCAATTCTATCTACACGTATGTTACAAACatcattttgattttttcttattcgatAGTTTTCTTGCCAGAAACTTTTTTGATTCGTATTTATTGCAATTACGTGTATTTTGGACTTAATGGTAAATAGCAATATTGCTCGTAAGTAGTACTTACTCAGCCTTACAGTTTTCCTAATCTTGAAATGCGACGTTTCGTGTCTCGCGAAGGAAAATACATTTGACGTTTGATATTCGAAGCGATACACAGCCTAGAAATGGGTATTAGCTGTTAAAAACAGCGTACCTATACTTATgaaaactttataaaaatagttcaTTATTTCTTTGCATTCTGTTCCTCATGGACTagctaatttatttaattttatatgataaaatgatCAACGCATCGGCTCATGAACAAttagaaatattgattttagtaaattacaaaatttgtagctgttaacgtaatatttaaaataacaaaaatccTTTAAGTAACTTTATATGTCTGATGTTGAAGATTTTTAGAAATGCTTGTTACGTATCGAGTTTTCTTGTGAAATGGCTtgagataaattaattacaaaaatagtgACGATGTAAAATTGTCTTAAACTTtagtaataaaacaatttaacgATTCACGTATTAAGTTAGATTACGTATCTcgtaaaattaacaattccttcatttttattcatttagtAGCATCAGTTCGATATTCGGAACGTTGCTTCGTTGTCGTATgacatagaaaataatttcaatcgcTTTTCCTACGAGTGATAACGATTATTTTCGTTCAGCCTTAGAACTGAGCTTCGATAAGAACTCTGTCGCCTGATTGTCTCCCTTTCTGTGTTCTAACGCTTGAATTACGTCCGTACCTGAACATAGAACAACAATCAAAATGTAAGAGATAAAAGTAGATTAGATAAAGGCAATTAGTTAGTTATGATTAGaggaaaagcaaagaaaacCTACTTTTCCTTGTAGGACGTGAAAGATTCAAGTGAATTTGGTCGAGAGACTCAATTCCTCGATCTGGTCCCGTTTCAGGAATTTCGCTGAATGGTAGGAAAGCCTCTGCCATGAATCTCGATCGAAGAAAATCTTTGTCCTTTAGTTCGAAAACTACGATTGCGTTTTCTGTGGCTCTTTGTTCGCTTGTTAGAGGTCTGAAAGTATTTATATTGGTTAAATCggaaattttggaaatgaataacattttggagaataataatatggtgtttttgaaatgttataaaattaggCGAAAGGTGGTCTGTTATGGAAAaggaagtaaaatatataaaaattaaaatttctctatCCAAAGTTTACTTTTCATTTACAAACGTACTTACATATTGTATTACCAAAATGTCAGATTGATATTAGAACGTTTGATCTTTTTCCTGTCTTTCGACAAACTGTATATCATCTATGTAAGTAAGATTCTCAAAATCgatattcttgaaaaataagcTACGGATGAAGAAATTTAACTTTATagttttgatttatttttgcatagaGAATCAATTCTTCtctgtttatataatattttcatccaCAATCTATATCTTGTTTGTGTATTCAATTCTCTTAATATTTCTacgtattatacatacatctattatgaatagatataatataatatttacatataatatttgtaacgtTTCCAATGATCTATTCTCTATCGAAAAAGAAAGGTTGACTATTACTCAcatgttgaaaatttcgtcgTACAGCGGATAGAGGTTTTCCTTTTGCACATGCGTTTTAGGCAATTTTACGTCGGCGAACTTTTCCTCCGGAAGTAGCTTCACCTTCACATATGAATCGCAACTACCTGGAAGATAGACAGAACAGTATTTTCAAGCTGTTCTTTCGAAACACCAGAAAGACCCCGATATAGGCTCATGCACGATGAAAGGTGACTGTCTGTATTCTTGATAGGTCGTTTGTCTATGAGGTTCCACAATGTCAacaacatttaatatattaagtCGCTGCATAAATTTTCTCCGTCGTTTCGTTCATATAAACACGCTATCAAtgtcataataaatataatgtcgCTATGTAAATCGACATAAACTATTCTCACTAGTCCATTCAAATCCGTCAATAATCATCTACTCAGAAGGATTTTTATTAGGTTGATGACAAAGTAATATCGGTTTCTGAAGATAAGAAGACAAGTTGACAAGAAAAACAGTTTCAAATAgacaatttacgataaaatcattttatgaGAATGGTGTTTCGTATTTATAAGAtagtatttatgaaataaagatataaggTAACATTTACGCGGATAATTGTCGTAAATGGAATTTGTAAATCTACTCTGATGAACATACACAGAATTTATGCAGCAATTTAATATGACATAACAAACGAAAGAACACACATTTTACAACGGTTAAGCATTcattaaataacttttatattatttgttatgttTGGAACCTTATAGAAGTTTGCATCACTCGTGATCAATTCCATGTTTCTAACATAgggaaattattcgatatgCTAAAATACTCGTACATTCTCTAGCTACAAATACATAGTAacagaaaatgtaatataacagTTTGGTCAGCCGTGTTCATGCAAATCTGGAAGTCTAATTGTCGCGAGGGCAGGCATGAGAGATTCTAATTTTAACAGTGATGAGGAAGAgcgtgtctttttttttatttctttatctgaCATCCACGATTTACATACTTGTCTTCCCTTCTTTCAGTCTTTGTTTAGATTTTGTATGAAGCTTGTGCTTGAGAGTAGACACCTTGCCTACCAAATCGCCTacaaaatcgaaagaaaagatcATTCTCTTTGTCGCGAACCACCCGCTCATTCCCGTAACCGATTTACAGTGAAACAAGCAAACGTTAACGAGctacaaaatgaaaatctaaGTTCAATTTACGTTGATGATGGAGCTTTGCGTTTTGTATATCGACGTGTGCAATTCTGCTTCTCTTTGATGGTTCAGTATAACGTATTGAGTGAGGCTCATAAAAAAACTGATgcgattatcattttttaattaaacggttttgtcaaatttctgaaagaaattctcttaataaatttctttttctaactaaataaagaaataaaaggtaCTTGACCTATGTACAGTTAATTTTGTAGATaacaagttataaatattacagtaaagaatttttcatgaattaattacgtttgctttgtaatttttaaatgcacATTATAGTTTTCTATGTATTCCGTCTATAGATAATGAATATATCATCGGTAACAATTATCTATAGCATTAACTTTTCTACGAATAaatcattcaatatttttatacattctatATGATACATATGCGACAATTGATTTGCTAAAATATTTGGTTATCAAAAAGACGTCGTCCAgtagaaacaatatttaagTTTCAAATCAAACTCTTTCGTATTCTATGAATTCCAAAGATAATCGCACTTTTCGTTTCATCAGAACCACACGTAGAAATTAAAAGGTGTATAATAAACTATGTCTAGCCTAAGATCTTATTTTTAGCATTCATGccttaaattgtaatttcgaaTTCAAATGttctttagaaaataatgtcaatttttcttctcttaccGTTACTGTCGACCGGTCGTAATTTCCTCGCGTTCAATATCTGAATGTTTAACGAATTATCCACGAACTGCGCCTTCACGGTGATCTGTCCGTACTCGGATTCTTCCAACTCGTTCTGTTCCTTTATTCGTTCCTGATGGTAACGATGTATCAGCTCAGCTGTCTCCAGGCCGTGGAGCTCCAGAAGGTGTTCGATCTTTTCCAGAACTTTCACGTTCGCTGTCTCGTCAGCTCCGacgttaaaatatcgaatgagAGTATGCAGAGTGCGATGGAGGTTCGAATAAAACGATGGTGGCCTTCTTCTCTGTAATGCAAAGATTTTCAGCTTTCATACTTTTTCGATACGCAAATTACTAAAACGCATTTTCTTGCCATTTATATAAGAGTAAGATTGTTTAAAGAGGGAAAAATAAttggagaaaataataaaagaatgacGAAGAATAGTTTCTAGTACCTCTAGGTTATTATGTACTAATTGATATAAGCTTTCCGATAACGTGTCCCAAATAACATGCAAGATCCTCTCAAAATTGTCTTCATTAAGATGATCGTGCAACGTCGATAAGTTACTATCAAGATATTGTAGAAGTCGATCCATGGTATTGCTGGTCGTGTCTATCAACTCTGCCCCCTCCATTAGATACCTTTATCCAAATTATAAAGGTAACaattaatgagaaattaaatatagtaGAACCTCATTTaatggaacgaaattttagttaaatttttttaattaaatccattTATATGTGAACGTGAACTATGGACGTAAAATATGTATGGAACGTAAAATAATAGACAGGGAGAAAAATTACCGAATCTATGAACCGTTTATCCTATAAGTTTCGATAATTGGGATTACACAAAATGTGAAAAGTTTGCTATAGTTACCTGTTCATGGCAGGCGACATCTTATCCGCGACGACTTGTAAAAGTTCTATAATCTTGTTTTTAACAGTGTCAGTGGCATTATCGATGATCAGCTGAAGCGTCTGTTTACATCTGTCTGCGTCTTCTTGGGTTTTCTTTTCCGCTAGCTCATCCACGATGTTCTGAAGTCCTAGATCATTGGCTAATGGCGCAATTGACGTTCTAATGTAATCGATATTATTGATCGCGAAACACCACGCCGTTGATACAGAAAACTTCCTTTCGTACACGCTACTTTCTGACAACTGTTCCAATTCCGTGGTCAATTCCGCTTTCTTCGCCATTTTATCTGCGTATGCGATAGAACATTTGCAGATATcctaaaaatatgtaatgcgatatatttttcaggaaatagaaatattttcaaagtttgtacttttctttcattaataGCTATACTAAGATACAATTAACTCGTACAGTTGAGGACTTTTCTGAGAAATGAGTCTGCAGGTCTATggtatattacgtatataggTATCAAATGTATTTTCCATAGTAGAATtatcatgaaatttttatttcgtaataagaAAGAGGAAGTTTGAATCACTTCTCACGAATATAggtaacattaaaaaattagagcTAGGACTGCCAGTACAATTTAATATGGATTTTGAATTATATCTGGATCTTAAGATATACACGCATGTagcaaaataagaaataaatattcgaaaatttttcgATCAAAAAGTCGTTCTTTATGGACTTACGTCTATAATTTTGGCAATGAAAGTGTAGGAGCCTTCCGTGTCCGGCCATGCAAGTTGTGTCCAAAAGACTTTGATTTGGTAGAATATCGTTAATGTATCCACGGCACTTGAGCTGTACTGAACGGTGTTATCGACTGCTTGCAACGTGTCAAACTCCACGGCTCTGTCTATTCGTTTCAGGGCCTTGTACACCGCTATATCGAGCCAATGTGCCACACCAGCTCTAAACCAGTTGTAGTAAGTCTGTACTTTCATCCCTTCCAGCTGTCCTTCGGCGCATAGCACTTGACCAAGgctaaaaagattatattttttagttacttctgaatattagaatattggcagctaaaaattatatacagagTACATAACGACTTACATAACGTATCTCTGCAACGCAAGATACAGTTCGAATAAGGTCGTTCCCAGATTTAATTCCACATCGgcgttttcaatttcaattctctTCAACCTGCCGCAGACATCTTCTATAACAATCATACATATATCACTGATCCTCTTCTCGTACATCATATACAGACATCTTGcataaggaaaattaattcgtctgaaattacaatgaaattaatttcaaacaatattcAACATCATGCTTAAATTCTGtcgaaaagatttttaattctcaCTTGATAAACAGCTTATCGTAATTATCAATAGCATTTTGTAAATCTGCTCTAACAAGTTGAATCACTTTGATGTGATACTTCAGCGCATCTTCGTCCGATTCATTTTCCgggaaattattattcaatatatgGTCAAACCTAAAATAccatagaaataaaatgtgtaattatttaattcgctatttataaatgttaatgtTTTCTTAAGATTGTACAAACGCTCACCATTCGATACCACCCTGTTCAACAGTGTACTCCAAAGCTTGAAGGACACTTAGTGTCTCGTCAGGGTCTGGAAACCAGGGATACATTTTTGCAGGGAATAGATTAATGTCTTCAGGCACTTTAAGGGACGAAATCGACGACAGAATTctaatgaaacagaaaaattcgcTTTGGAAACCTCGAATATTGACTGTTTACATAAACTTTTGAACACAAATACTGTAATGTCTTCGCTAGCTGATTATTGCTATtctcttaaaatatttgatttctatgtttaacttaatttcttattctttaCAATAGTACACGCTTGTAATTTCTTAGATTatctgataattttatttcttaaaatcatattaattGAAGCTCTTAAAATTCTCATTTAGATTGtgataataaagtataaatttaatctCTTTGTATAAACGAGTATTCTGTAAGAATTGTTTCAACAGATTTTGAATCGATTTTACGTGAAGTATTACGTGAGATATTACGTAAGGTTCTGGTTAACAATCTTAGAGCATCTTCTATTTCTAGTAAAACTTTAACATTTTACGTAGATTATGTATTAAACTTTTTCCAATTTGCAGTTAATATAGCAACtgttctaaaatttttaaactggATCTCTACTTTACTCGCATTCAATGCAAACGAAATACACCAATTCTTTAGAATTCTATTTTCCTTGATAGTTGATCAGATACGATCCCAAACTACGACCAGCTAACACGGAAATTCTGTACTTAGGATTCacatagtttattaataatcacCCTAAAATCGCGGACAACTGTGTCATGGCGTTCTTGTCTCCAATCGTGAGCCTCCTGATCTTGCGAATACTGTTCAGACACGAGTATAATAACTTCTTCGTGGCGTCCCAAAATAATCTTGTTTCGTCTACCGAGAAAAGACCATTTTCCATGGGCCTCAGAAGGTCGATCGCTAATTTATTGAAGACAATAAAGTTTAACGGGTGTTCTTGATGGATCCTTGAATATTCTATCCATTGTGCTAACGTCACGTTTCTGGCTAGTAAACCACGTTGAGCACTGTgctgaagaagaagaacttCCGCTGGCGCTGACCATCGACCGCACCAACagtatttctctattttctggGTCTCTATTTCGTATAACAATAGCACCCTGATCAGGTGTCTGTACTCTTGTGCGGCCACCTGTGCATTGTGCTCGGCGCTGAAGGCCAGCCTTAGTTTCACTACACCACGTCGTTTTGATTTGTTCTTCTTCTCGAGGGAATACCACATTGTGTGGCCTGTTGTTGGTATGTCCTGATATTGAACGAGAAATCAATCTTAGTAGACTCATAGATTGTTAATGCATTAATAAGAATTGATatgttatgaaaaatttatctataGTGGactttaatgtaaattatctGAAGGATTTTCTAAGGAATATAATAGTTCTGTGAAACGAAATAGTTCTTGATCCGTGATTAAACGAAGATTAAAAGCTTCTTACGATCTGAATTCTAGCTAACATTTTTTTAGCGAGTAGTTtctgatttaaaaaagaaagtaagtaAAACTCCTATATATTCAGGGCTCTGGACTACTGATAGTTAAACTAGATTTTTAGCGATAAATCAGAGGATGAATTTAAGCAAACTGAGAGTAGAAGTTAAATAATGACAGGGatgtttgattattttatgtacCTTCAAAGGTATCCTACAGCGACCGATAAATTCGTTATCATGGCAACCAGTAGTGGCAGTAACAGCAATTTCCTTCGCTAGTTTTACCAATCCTCGAACACCCTTCACGTCTTTTACTTTACTCATTTTTTCAGGAACTGTTTCAGCAGCGTCAAAATCCCTTTAAAtcgaggaataaaaatataatatctaaacatattgttaacaaattttactccAATTACAGTCTTCGTTATAAACTTACCACACTTCTAGATACAGTACGTCGTTTTCTGGGTCCTCTAGAGGGCTACAAGAAATCATGATTGaagttatattacaatttatgcATCACAGTGCCGAAATTTAATCTAACAGATTCTAATaccatatattatattttacccaaacttaattttgtatactttATTGACCtatgaattaaaatgaattaaaatatttgattatttaattatgaaaataacgataataatgtaatatgtataatgctaatattaatttaattattacaatacatGATTAGCGTCCAACTTCTCAAAAAAGGAATCACGTATATCCGCAggattatttatcataaaaaaatggaatgaataatcgtaaatttctagtacttttaataaatatgccTTCTGGTCGATTCATATAACGAAAAAAGTGTGATTCTTGTCAAGCAACATATTCTCAAACTTCGCTTTAAACAAACATACGTCTGTCAACTCACAGTTCGAAGTGTTCTTCCCACACTGGGCTCAGTGTGGATGTTTTCACGGCAGTGTTGTACCTCCTCGTGGGAGCAGATTCGAGGTAAAGGGCGCAGAAAGGGTCGCTTTTACCATTAGAATCTTTCGACACAAGTTCTTTGGCTTCGATCACTTCGACGTTCAAATGCATTTCCGGTggctatataaattataaataagtgacttacaattttataatttgttgaaatattgaCATTTGGAATTGGAATTGGCGACGAAATTCTTACCTCCATGTTTTTCGTCTCGTGCAAAACCCTCTCGTGCATATCGTTGTCGACTTTGAACGCATTTTGAAGGTAGTTCAACAGAGTTTCCAATTCACACTCTTTAGAAACATCGTAACCGACTTGGTGTTGGGTCATGAACACCAAAGCAGCATAGAGCTCCTCTATCTATAGTAATATCAAACGTTCTAAACTAAGGTCAAAGATATAACTATTAACAAAGGAATGGGCGGGacacaatattttaatatctagaTACTCGGTgcaaaaagataaaatgtgACTTCTTCTTTCCTTATGGTATAATCATTGtatgtaacaataataaaaaatcctTTTACTAAACATTGATAATATTCGTTTTCTCTCTATTACTGTCACTAAATGgcataattattctttatcaCTTGATACATGATTATCCATTGCAGCTgacatatgtaatataatattatctataatattCCACAAAACATAGCACTGATACCTGAATGAAACTACATATTACACAATCTAATAAAATGGGACACGTTTCTATCGaatcttttgtaaaaaataaattaataagttaCACAAGTATTTACTTAGTTCTGTAAATAGAAGGGCAATTACTTCTCAAACGTATCGTAAACATCTGCAAATAACCTTCAATTGGTTTACAAatgttgataattaaataatgtaagaACAATGTGCAATCGATTTACGTCACACATAATTGTACCATCTGCTAGTCACAAGACGCGTTGATAAGAGACAGCGAGGAGATTTTAGCTGCTAGTCGTTTGTCGAAGCATCGCTCGTGGTACGATATACTCACAGTTCAAAGTTCTTTAGCCGGAGCATTAAACGCATGCTTCAATCGAGCAAATGATTGGCAACGAACAGATACGTATTGTGTGaacaattttgtttactttttattagTGGCACCTTCAAATATTCAGATATAGTTAACTAATGAACTGCGCATAAGTTCAAAACACTCTATTTTCaccattcttctttttacatgcagagatttttatgtaatgaatttaaaatccaactgtttaatttaacaaatatattatgcaataaaatttataggaaGATTTGCAAGGTTGAAaactttgcaaaatttaaagCTTCTTATTGCTTCTAAAAAGCTTTTATTCTacgttatgatatttattaagatttacaaaattgcGAGGCTCATACAAGTTTACAGATCCTCGTTGCAAGTTGGAAGTTTATCATACATCAAAATTGTTTGTTGCAAATTAATGTGAATTTCACATTTCgctaattgatataaaaatatattatataagattAGCGTTGACCTTTGTTGACATGGAATTATACTTATGTACCTATTTATTAGTATTACAccacttttattataattatctgtgtgtgatatatttttttagtataTCAAGTTAGTAATTCTACTGTCAAACATTGTGAAATTTGTatgatacattatatcatatcaACCACAAAATTTTCGATACGTATGACATATCACCatcgtatttaatatttctatcaacAAACCGAAATCTTCACCGAATAGACTCACCGTCATAGCCTGGAGCAGAGTATTGGTTCTGCGCTCGATTTCCGCTTTGGGCACGCCACGGAAAGTGTTCCTTCCCCGATTCAGAGTGGCCACCCCCAGGGGTGGGTTGGTGCTCaccattttcttatttttcagcACTATACTATCTCATCTCGTTAAACTTCACTTCTAGATGACTTTCGAAGAACAAAACCAATACCACATATCACGACATGCTACACTTTTATACATTCAACATCTGATGTAAACATCGATTCGTCCGAGCTTTCTGTGCACCGTCTGTTCGAAGAAAATCTTTCATTCATTGCCACGA from Bombus pyrosoma isolate SC7728 linkage group LG8, ASM1482585v1, whole genome shotgun sequence includes these protein-coding regions:
- the LOC122570433 gene encoding protein unc-13 homolog 4B isoform X10 produces the protein MRQFVVRHAPTDTFYNDVSFSCKYTVLLIAGLTVKIQETDGGFFENLGTLLAEKVRAQEQEEGPLPKKKDEVQETGEEEDNFSEEGSIEEPVDALLETDSDRDENEHATNFLAESMGWNIEELYAALVFMTQHQVGYDVSKECELETLLNYLQNAFKVDNDMHERVLHETKNMEPPEMHLNVEVIEAKELVSKDSNGKSDPFCALYLESAPTRRYNTAVKTSTLSPVWEEHFELPLEDPENDVLYLEVWDFDAAETVPEKMSKVKDVKGVRGLVKLAKEIAVTATTGCHDNEFIGRCRIPLKDIPTTGHTMWYSLEKKNKSKRRGVVKLRLAFSAEHNAQVAAQEYRHLIRVLLLYEIETQKIEKYCWCGRWSAPAEVLLLQHSAQRGLLARNVTLAQWIEYSRIHQEHPLNFIVFNKLAIDLLRPMENGLFSVDETRLFWDATKKLLYSCLNSIRKIRRLTIGDKNAMTQLSAILGILSSISSLKVPEDINLFPAKMYPWFPDPDETLSVLQALEYTVEQGGIEWFDHILNNNFPENESDEDALKYHIKVIQLVRADLQNAIDNYDKLFIKRINFPYARCLYMMYEKRISDICMIVIEDVCGRLKRIEIENADVELNLGTTLFELYLALQRYVILGQVLCAEGQLEGMKVQTYYNWFRAGVAHWLDIAVYKALKRIDRAVEFDTLQAVDNTVQYSSSAVDTLTIFYQIKVFWTQLAWPDTEGSYTFIAKIIDDICKCSIAYADKMAKKAELTTELEQLSESSVYERKFSVSTAWCFAINNIDYIRTSIAPLANDLGLQNIVDELAEKKTQEDADRCKQTLQLIIDNATDTVKNKIIELLQVVADKMSPAMNRYLMEGAELIDTTSNTMDRLLQYLDSNLSTLHDHLNEDNFERILHVIWDTLSESLYQLVHNNLERRRPPSFYSNLHRTLHTLIRYFNVGADETANVKVLEKIEHLLELHGLETAELIHRYHQERIKEQNELEESEYGQITVKAQFVDNSLNIQILNARKLRPVDSNGDLVGKVSTLKHKLHTKSKQRLKEGKTSSCDSYVKVKLLPEEKFADVKLPKTHVQKENLYPLYDEIFNIPLTSEQRATENAIVVFELKDKDFLRSRFMAEAFLPFSEIPETGPDRGIESLDQIHLNLSRPTRKSTDVIQALEHRKGDNQATEFLSKLSSKAERK
- the LOC122570433 gene encoding protein unc-13 homolog 4B isoform X4 is translated as MIFPIGQRYANVGEDVILTTPGIPCFRGGYATVQNVKSSARRKESRKMAHFQKLDETHPYYAIAAARMSQKPETKPVTVGRFYWKFAAFNFIHKRIQETDGGFFENLGTLLAEKVRAQEQEEGPLPKKKDEVQETGEEEDNFSEEGSIEEPVDALLETDSDRDENEHATNFLAESMGWNIEELYAALVFMTQHQVGYDVSKECELETLLNYLQNAFKVDNDMHERVLHETKNMEPPEMHLNVEVIEAKELVSKDSNGKSDPFCALYLESAPTRRYNTAVKTSTLSPVWEEHFELPLEDPENDVLYLEVWDFDAAETVPEKMSKVKDVKGVRGLVKLAKEIAVTATTGCHDNEFIGRCRIPLKDIPTTGHTMWYSLEKKNKSKRRGVVKLRLAFSAEHNAQVAAQEYRHLIRVLLLYEIETQKIEKYCWCGRWSAPAEVLLLQHSAQRGLLARNVTLAQWIEYSRIHQEHPLNFIVFNKLAIDLLRPMENGLFSVDETRLFWDATKKLLYSCLNSIRKIRRLTIGDKNAMTQLSAILGILSSISSLKVPEDINLFPAKMYPWFPDPDETLSVLQALEYTVEQGGIEWFDHILNNNFPENESDEDALKYHIKVIQLVRADLQNAIDNYDKLFIKRINFPYARCLYMMYEKRISDICMIVIEDVCGRLKRIEIENADVELNLGTTLFELYLALQRYVILGQVLCAEGQLEGMKVQTYYNWFRAGVAHWLDIAVYKALKRIDRAVEFDTLQAVDNTVQYSSSAVDTLTIFYQIKVFWTQLAWPDTEGSYTFIAKIIDDICKCSIAYADKMAKKAELTTELEQLSESSVYERKFSVSTAWCFAINNIDYIRTSIAPLANDLGLQNIVDELAEKKTQEDADRCKQTLQLIIDNATDTVKNKIIELLQVVADKMSPAMNRYLMEGAELIDTTSNTMDRLLQYLDSNLSTLHDHLNEDNFERILHVIWDTLSESLYQLVHNNLERRRPPSFYSNLHRTLHTLIRYFNVGADETANVKVLEKIEHLLELHGLETAELIHRYHQERIKEQNELEESEYGQITVKAQFVDNSLNIQILNARKLRPVDSNGDLVGKVSTLKHKLHTKSKQRLKEGKTSSCDSYVKVKLLPEEKFADVKLPKTHVQKENLYPLYDEIFNIPLTSEQRATENAIVVFELKDKDFLRSRFMAEAFLPFSEIPETGPDRGIESLDQIHLNLSRPTRKSTDVIQALEHRKGDNQATEFLSKLSSKAERK